The following are encoded together in the Bos mutus isolate GX-2022 chromosome 3, NWIPB_WYAK_1.1, whole genome shotgun sequence genome:
- the GAL3ST2 gene encoding LOW QUALITY PROTEIN: galactose-3-O-sulfotransferase 2 (The sequence of the model RefSeq protein was modified relative to this genomic sequence to represent the inferred CDS: inserted 1 base in 1 codon; substituted 1 base at 1 genomic stop codon): protein MPSSLGGLQRCFWAVLLLLALAVLLLGCIMHVDIGLLMPQLGDQADGPPVTNVMFLKTHKTASSTVLNILYRFAETHNLSAALPAGGRFHLGYPWLFLARYVEGAEQGGPGRRFNIMCNHLRFNPPEVQKVMHSDTFYFSILRNPVFQLESSFVYYKSHVPAFRNVSSLDAFLASPWTYYNQSLGLSNAHARNSMWFDLGFDNGAPPEEGYVRARLLDVEQRFQLLLITEHFNESMVLLRRLLRWRLDDVVAFRLNSRSQHSVTPLSPACQERAKHWCALDWRLYQHFNRTXWARLRAELSPRRLRSEVARLRGRRRELAAMCLQDSEPKNQXQITDFRLRPYQSGRANILGYNLRPGLDNQTLQMCQRMVMPELQYMAHLYTLQFPDKPPKNIAFLGA, encoded by the exons GTGCTTCTGGGCCGTGCTCCTCCTCCTGGCCCTGGCTGTGCTCCTGCTGGGCTGCATCATGCACGTGGACATCGGGCTGCTAATGCC CCAACTCGGGGACCAGGCTGATGGGCCTCCCGTCACCAACGTCATGTTTCTTAAGACGCACAAGACGGCCAGCAGCACGGTGCTCAACATCCTCTACCGCTTCGCCGAGACGCACAACCTGTCGGCGGCGCTGCCCGCCGGCGGCCGCTTCCACCTCGGCTACCCCTGGCTCTTCTTGGCGCGCTACGTGGAGGGCGCAGAGCAGGGCGGGCCCGGGCGGCGCTTCAACATCATGTGCAACCACCTGAGGTTCAACCCGCCAGAG GTGCAGAAAGTCATGCACAGCGACACCTTCTACTTTTCCATCCTCAGAAACCCTGTTTTCCAGCTGGAGTCCTCCTTCGTCTACTACAAGAGCCACGTCCCCGCCTTCAGGAACGTCTCCAGCCTGGATGCCTTCTTGGCCTCGCCGTGGACCTACTACAACCAGAGCCTGGGCCTGAGCAACGCCCACGCCCGGAACAGCATGTGGTTCGACCTGGGTTTCGACAATGGCGCGCCGCCCGAGGAGGGCTACGTGCGCGCGCGCCTGCTCGACGTGGAGCAGCGCTTTCAGCTGCTGCTCATTACCGAACATTTCAACGAGTCCATGGTGCTGCTCCGGCGCCTGCTGCGCTGGCGGCTGGACGACGTGGTGGCCTTCAGGCTCAACTCGCGCAGCCAGCACAGTGTCACCCCCTTGTCGCCCGCATGCCAGGAGCGCGCCAAGCACTGGTGTGCCCTGGACTGGCGCCTGTACCAGCATTTCAACCGCA TCTGGGCCCGGCTGCGCGCAGAGCTGAGCCCGCGGCGTTTGCGCTCCGAGGTGGCTCGGCTGCGCGGGCGGCGGCGCGAGCTGGCCGCCATGTGTCTGCAGGACAGCGAGCCCAAGAACCAGTAGCAGATCACCGATTTCCGACTGCGCCCCTACCAGTCGGGCAGGGCCAACATCCTGGGCTACAACCTCAGGCCGGGCCTGGACAACCAGACGCTGCAGATGTGTCAGCGGATGGTTATGCCTGAGCTCCAGTACATGGCCCACCTGTACACCCTGCAGTTCCCCGACAAACCCCCCAAGAACATTGCCTTCCTGGGGGCCTAG